In the genome of Mycobacterium kansasii ATCC 12478, one region contains:
- a CDS encoding acyl-CoA dehydrogenase family protein, with protein sequence MTTSLTAPVEEFAEWLTEFLPDDYYQRYRQYRWDIRLRREYQRAAFEAGWIQPTWPREHGGRSLNLRDAMEIRIQAALRSAPKLPNIAGPNVAAPGIRQFGTPEQIDRLLVPLLRGDEWWALGMSEPEAGSDFAGLRTRAERDGDLFRVNGHKVWTTQAHESRWCTLYARTDPDAPKHRGISCLILDLHSPGVRVEPIRMASASDETFCEVFLDDVEVPVDNLLGPCNGGWNVALASLHHERQMIWIMNWVEIKRGLDSVRGTRDPGNYADLGSLLADAEALRATGYRALSNELAGRPTPEADILKLLGSVTLQRVWDLSAAAAGPASTGDADLLFERQDALAATIYGGTSEVQRNIIAERLLGLPKG encoded by the coding sequence ATGACGACTTCCCTGACGGCGCCGGTCGAAGAGTTTGCCGAGTGGCTGACCGAGTTCCTGCCCGACGACTACTACCAGCGATATCGCCAGTACCGCTGGGACATTCGGTTGCGACGCGAGTATCAGCGGGCCGCCTTCGAGGCGGGGTGGATCCAACCCACCTGGCCCCGCGAGCATGGTGGCCGTTCGCTGAACCTGCGCGATGCGATGGAAATCCGGATCCAGGCCGCGCTGCGCTCTGCCCCCAAACTGCCCAACATCGCCGGACCCAACGTCGCCGCACCCGGCATCCGGCAATTCGGCACACCCGAGCAGATCGACCGGCTGCTGGTTCCGCTGCTGCGCGGTGACGAGTGGTGGGCGCTGGGCATGTCCGAACCGGAGGCCGGGTCTGACTTCGCCGGCCTGCGCACCCGCGCCGAGCGCGATGGAGATCTGTTCCGGGTCAACGGCCACAAGGTCTGGACGACGCAGGCCCATGAGTCGCGGTGGTGCACCCTGTACGCCCGAACCGACCCCGATGCGCCGAAACACCGCGGCATCTCGTGTCTCATCCTCGACCTGCACTCGCCCGGGGTGCGTGTCGAACCCATCCGGATGGCGTCGGCGTCCGACGAGACGTTCTGCGAGGTCTTCCTCGACGACGTCGAAGTGCCCGTCGACAACCTTCTGGGTCCCTGCAACGGCGGCTGGAACGTGGCGTTGGCGTCGTTGCATCATGAGCGCCAGATGATCTGGATCATGAACTGGGTCGAGATCAAACGCGGCCTCGACTCGGTACGCGGCACCCGCGACCCCGGCAACTACGCCGATCTGGGCTCGCTACTGGCCGATGCCGAGGCGCTACGGGCCACCGGCTACCGCGCCCTGAGCAACGAACTCGCCGGCCGGCCCACCCCCGAGGCCGACATCCTCAAGCTGCTCGGATCGGTTACCCTGCAACGGGTTTGGGATCTGAGCGCGGCGGCTGCGGGCCCGGCTTCGACCGGTGACGCCGACCTGCTCTTCGAACGCCAGGATGCGCTTGCCGCGACCATCTACGGCGGAACCTCCGAGGTCCAGCGCAACATCATCGCCGAGCGGCTGCTCGGGCTGCCGAAGGGATGA
- a CDS encoding RND family transporter has product MSDKHGHRISLSGTIRRLSVPILLFWVALAAITNIAVPRLEIVAEAHNVALSSADAPSLQAMKRIGKVFREYNSDSAAMIVLEGNEPLGDEAHRYYDTLIDKLSQDTKHVEHVQDFWGDPLTAAGVQSTDGKAAYVQVYLAGNQGEALANESVAAVRDIVAHTPPPNRMKAYVTGAAPLLADQFGVGSKGTVKVTLITLLVIAVMLFFVYRSVVTMFLVLLTVLVQLLAARGIIALLADSGIIGLSVYATNLLTLLVIAAGTDYAIFFVGRYQEARGTGEDQGTAFHTMFHGTAHIVLGSGLTIAGAVYCLSFTRLPYFQSLGVPVAIGILVALTAALTLTPAVLTIGSHFGLFEPKRKMRTRGWRRIGTAIVRWPGPILTVACAVALIGLLALPGYQTSYDVRHYIPASAPANIGYAAAERHFSPARLNPDLLMIETDHDMRNPADMLVLDRIARAVFHLPGIAQVQSITRPLGSPIDHSSIPFQISMQNTGQVMNLKYQQDRAADMLKQADELARSIEILKRQYALQQQLAAATHEQAVSFHETAATLTELRDKIANLDDFLRPIRSYFYWEQHCYDIPACWAARSAFDAIDGIDRLSDQLESVRKTLDKLDAIQPQLLALIPDQIASQQANHDLTLSNYSTISGIYDQTAAMTENSTAMGQAFDAAKNDDFFYLPPEAFNNPDFKRGLQMFLSPDGKAARMIISHEGDPATPEGISHVDPIKKAAREAVKGTPLQASKIYLAGTAPTYKDIQDGAKYDLMIAGIAALSLILLIMMIVTRSLVAAIVIVGTVALSLGASFGLSVLVWQHIFGIQLYWIVLALAVIVLLGVGSDYNLLLISRLKEEIGAGLNTGIIRAMGGSGGVVTAAGLVFAATMSSFVFSDLRVLGQIGTTIGLGLLFDTLIVRSFMTPSIAALLGRWFWWPQRVRPRPASRMLRPYGPRRLVRKLLLREAQEMG; this is encoded by the coding sequence ATGAGCGACAAACACGGTCATCGGATTTCGCTATCGGGAACGATTCGCCGGCTTTCGGTTCCGATCCTGTTGTTCTGGGTAGCCCTCGCAGCCATAACGAATATTGCAGTCCCGCGGTTGGAAATAGTCGCCGAGGCACATAACGTGGCGCTGAGCTCGGCAGATGCGCCCTCGCTGCAGGCCATGAAACGCATTGGAAAAGTATTCCGCGAGTACAATTCCGACAGCGCGGCCATGATCGTCCTGGAAGGCAACGAGCCGCTTGGCGACGAAGCTCACCGGTATTACGACACCCTGATCGACAAGCTGTCGCAGGACACCAAGCATGTCGAGCACGTCCAGGACTTCTGGGGAGACCCGCTTACGGCGGCGGGTGTGCAGAGCACCGACGGTAAGGCCGCATATGTCCAGGTCTATCTTGCCGGTAATCAAGGCGAGGCATTGGCCAATGAATCCGTTGCGGCGGTGCGTGACATCGTGGCACATACGCCACCACCGAACCGGATGAAGGCCTATGTCACCGGCGCGGCGCCACTGCTCGCGGATCAGTTCGGAGTGGGCAGCAAAGGCACCGTGAAAGTCACGCTGATCACTCTTCTCGTGATCGCGGTGATGTTGTTTTTCGTCTACCGTTCCGTCGTCACCATGTTCCTGGTGCTGCTCACGGTCCTTGTTCAATTGCTCGCGGCCCGGGGAATCATCGCGCTGCTGGCTGACTCCGGAATTATCGGGCTTTCGGTGTATGCGACGAATCTGCTCACGTTACTGGTCATCGCCGCCGGCACCGATTACGCGATATTCTTCGTCGGCCGTTATCAGGAAGCTCGCGGGACCGGTGAGGACCAGGGAACGGCCTTCCACACCATGTTTCACGGGACCGCCCACATTGTGCTGGGCTCGGGCTTGACCATTGCCGGCGCGGTGTACTGCCTGAGTTTCACCCGATTACCTTATTTTCAGAGTCTGGGCGTTCCGGTTGCGATAGGCATCCTGGTTGCGCTGACGGCCGCGCTCACCCTGACGCCCGCCGTGCTTACGATAGGCAGTCATTTCGGTCTTTTCGAGCCGAAACGCAAGATGCGGACGCGTGGATGGCGACGGATCGGTACGGCCATCGTCCGCTGGCCAGGGCCGATTCTTACGGTCGCGTGCGCGGTGGCCCTCATCGGTTTGCTCGCACTGCCGGGGTATCAGACGAGTTACGACGTTCGTCACTACATCCCTGCGAGCGCCCCGGCCAATATCGGGTACGCGGCTGCGGAGCGCCATTTCTCACCAGCTCGACTGAATCCCGACCTGTTGATGATCGAAACCGATCATGATATGCGTAATCCGGCCGACATGCTCGTCTTGGACAGAATAGCCAGGGCAGTCTTTCACCTTCCCGGTATTGCCCAGGTACAGTCCATAACCCGGCCCCTGGGATCCCCGATCGACCACAGCTCGATACCCTTCCAGATCAGCATGCAAAACACCGGCCAAGTCATGAACCTGAAATACCAGCAAGACCGTGCGGCCGACATGCTGAAGCAAGCTGACGAGCTCGCGAGATCGATCGAGATTTTGAAGCGTCAGTATGCACTCCAGCAACAATTGGCCGCGGCGACGCACGAACAGGCCGTGAGTTTTCACGAAACGGCCGCCACGTTGACTGAACTGCGAGACAAAATCGCGAATTTGGACGACTTCCTGAGGCCGATTCGCAGCTATTTCTATTGGGAGCAGCACTGCTACGATATCCCGGCCTGCTGGGCGGCGAGGTCCGCCTTTGACGCAATCGACGGTATCGACCGGCTCAGTGACCAGTTAGAAAGCGTGCGGAAAACTCTGGACAAATTGGATGCGATCCAGCCGCAGTTGCTGGCGCTGATACCCGACCAGATCGCGAGCCAGCAGGCTAATCATGACCTGACGCTGTCGAACTACTCCACCATATCCGGGATCTACGACCAGACGGCCGCGATGACCGAAAATTCGACGGCGATGGGCCAGGCTTTTGACGCCGCCAAGAACGACGATTTTTTCTACCTTCCTCCGGAGGCTTTCAACAACCCCGATTTCAAGCGCGGTTTGCAGATGTTCCTCTCGCCGGACGGCAAGGCCGCTCGCATGATCATCTCCCATGAGGGTGATCCCGCGACCCCCGAGGGTATCTCGCATGTCGACCCGATCAAGAAGGCGGCGCGAGAGGCCGTGAAAGGAACTCCCCTACAAGCCTCCAAGATCTACCTCGCCGGCACCGCGCCGACCTACAAAGACATCCAAGATGGCGCCAAATACGACCTGATGATCGCAGGAATAGCCGCACTCAGCCTGATTTTGCTCATCATGATGATCGTCACGCGAAGCCTGGTTGCCGCGATCGTCATTGTGGGTACGGTGGCGCTTTCTTTGGGTGCCTCATTTGGGCTGTCCGTGCTGGTATGGCAGCATATCTTCGGTATCCAATTGTATTGGATCGTGCTTGCGCTGGCCGTCATCGTCCTCTTGGGGGTCGGCTCCGACTATAACTTGCTGCTGATTTCTCGGTTGAAAGAGGAAATCGGCGCCGGATTGAACACAGGCATCATCCGGGCGATGGGCGGCTCCGGCGGAGTGGTCACCGCCGCCGGCCTGGTGTTCGCCGCCACCATGTCTTCATTTGTGTTCAGCGATTTGCGGGTGCTCGGTCAGATAGGGACCACCATCGGCCTCGGCCTGCTGTTCGACACGCTGATCGTGCGCTCATTCATGACGCCGTCCATCGCGGCGCTCCTCGGACGATGGTTCTGGTGGCCGCAACGCGTACGCCCCCGCCCCGCCAGTCGGATGCTCCGTCCGTACGGACCACGTCGGCTGGTTCGTAAACTGCTCCTGCGGGAAGCGCAAGAGATGGGATGA
- a CDS encoding acyl-CoA dehydrogenase family protein — MDVGLTSEQLALRDTVRDILRAECPPDVARQAITDPERWRALWKTVVGLGWTELAVADSAGDFGPVELVLVLEECGAAIAPIPLLSSVGLAAGVLRACRLDDVLAEIAGGVVATLAVHSPGHRLPRPPMTLHDGRLRGHAVAVPNLVRAELIVTLATSDQGPVAAVARVGDGAVIQPRESTDPAQPVADVEIDTPAVATAPVAGIEPVLTTPLIAAAADLVGVASAVLHRAVEHAKTRHQFGKPIGAFQAIKHALADNYVSIERARSLTYAAAADPDVTWAAAALAKAAAGEAATRCARTAVQVHGALAQTWEHDIHLYVRHAWQGAAMLGDSRALYHEVGRRFAGGAA; from the coding sequence ATGGATGTCGGTCTGACTTCAGAGCAGCTGGCGCTGCGCGACACCGTGCGCGACATCCTGCGCGCCGAGTGCCCACCCGACGTCGCCCGGCAGGCAATCACCGATCCCGAGCGCTGGCGCGCGCTGTGGAAGACGGTCGTCGGGCTTGGCTGGACCGAACTCGCCGTGGCCGATTCGGCCGGTGACTTCGGCCCCGTCGAGCTGGTGCTGGTGCTCGAAGAATGCGGCGCGGCCATCGCCCCGATCCCGTTGCTGAGCAGCGTCGGCCTGGCCGCGGGCGTGTTGCGGGCCTGCCGTCTCGACGATGTGCTGGCCGAGATCGCCGGAGGTGTCGTCGCAACGCTGGCCGTCCACTCCCCCGGACACCGGCTGCCGCGGCCACCCATGACGCTGCACGACGGACGCCTGCGCGGCCATGCCGTCGCGGTGCCCAATCTGGTTCGGGCCGAGCTGATCGTCACGCTGGCGACGTCGGACCAGGGCCCGGTGGCCGCGGTCGCGCGCGTCGGCGACGGGGCGGTCATCCAACCCCGAGAGTCGACCGATCCCGCGCAACCCGTCGCCGACGTCGAGATCGACACGCCCGCGGTAGCCACCGCACCGGTCGCCGGCATCGAACCGGTGCTGACGACACCGCTGATAGCCGCCGCCGCCGACCTGGTCGGAGTGGCGAGCGCGGTGCTGCACCGCGCCGTCGAACACGCCAAGACCCGACACCAGTTCGGCAAGCCGATCGGCGCGTTCCAGGCAATCAAGCACGCGCTGGCCGACAACTACGTCAGCATCGAACGCGCCCGCAGCCTGACCTACGCGGCGGCGGCCGACCCCGACGTCACCTGGGCCGCGGCCGCGCTGGCCAAGGCCGCGGCCGGCGAGGCCGCGACCCGCTGTGCGCGCACCGCCGTCCAGGTGCACGGCGCCCTGGCCCAGACCTGGGAACACGACATCCACCTCTATGTCCGGCATGCCTGGCAGGGCGCCGCCATGCTGGGCGACAGCCGCGCGCTGTACCACGAGGTGGGCCGGCGCTTCGCAGGCGGTGCGGCATGA
- a CDS encoding acyl-CoA dehydrogenase family protein codes for MTTMDYDLGDDAAELRTRLRQLIANHVPAGFLGACTDDPQDLATTESFCKLLAAEGLLALAWPKEHGGGGGSIWQQTVLREEMWAHHEPRGPQYMGINWVGPAIMRHGTAAQKAKHLSAIAAGEVVWCQGFSEPEAGTDLASLRTRALPDGPNGPNGTGWRITGQKVWTSYAQMASWCVLAACTHPDAPKPKRLTLFLIPMDRPGITVRPIPSMLGPHHLNEMFLDGVPAFPGDVLGEPGDGWRIMREALAFERVGIARYARCESLLHRLRTELGDDWDRLPESIRIRWVRALVDLRVARLLAYRAVSLQEDPRAGAAASAARIATTICDQQVAELLFDVLGPAALDSGVTAPLHGAIEDHWRYAQAATVASGTIEVQRMLVARDVLGEHR; via the coding sequence ATGACGACGATGGATTACGACCTCGGCGATGACGCCGCTGAACTGCGAACCCGGCTGCGGCAGTTGATCGCCAACCACGTGCCGGCCGGCTTCCTCGGTGCCTGCACCGACGACCCCCAAGACCTGGCCACCACCGAGTCGTTCTGCAAACTCCTGGCCGCCGAAGGGCTGCTGGCGCTGGCGTGGCCGAAAGAGCATGGCGGCGGCGGAGGTTCGATCTGGCAACAGACCGTGCTGCGCGAAGAGATGTGGGCCCACCACGAGCCGCGCGGTCCTCAGTATATGGGCATCAACTGGGTAGGCCCGGCGATCATGCGACACGGAACGGCGGCGCAGAAGGCCAAGCACCTCTCGGCGATCGCGGCGGGCGAAGTGGTGTGGTGCCAAGGTTTTTCCGAACCGGAGGCCGGAACAGATCTTGCCTCGCTGCGCACCCGCGCCCTCCCGGACGGCCCGAACGGCCCGAACGGAACAGGCTGGCGCATTACCGGCCAGAAAGTGTGGACGTCGTATGCCCAGATGGCCTCCTGGTGCGTGCTGGCGGCCTGTACACACCCGGATGCTCCTAAACCCAAGCGGCTCACTCTGTTTCTGATCCCGATGGACCGGCCCGGCATCACCGTTCGGCCGATTCCGTCGATGCTGGGCCCGCATCACCTCAACGAGATGTTTCTCGACGGCGTACCCGCCTTCCCCGGCGATGTGCTCGGCGAGCCCGGCGACGGTTGGCGAATCATGAGGGAGGCGTTGGCCTTCGAACGCGTGGGCATCGCCCGTTACGCGCGCTGCGAATCGTTGCTGCACCGGCTGCGCACCGAACTCGGCGACGACTGGGACCGGCTGCCCGAATCCATTCGCATCCGCTGGGTGCGCGCGCTTGTTGACTTACGGGTGGCCAGACTGCTGGCCTATCGAGCGGTGTCGCTGCAGGAGGACCCGCGGGCGGGTGCGGCGGCCAGCGCCGCCCGCATCGCGACCACCATCTGCGACCAACAGGTCGCCGAACTGCTTTTCGACGTGCTGGGTCCGGCGGCGCTGGACAGCGGTGTCACGGCCCCGCTGCACGGCGCGATCGAAGATCACTGGCGCTACGCGCAGGCGGCCACCGTGGCGTCGGGCACCATCGAAGTACAGCGCATGCTCGTGGCACGAGACGTCTTGGGGGAACACCGATGA
- a CDS encoding FadR/GntR family transcriptional regulator yields MTTLGTGPDTRRRLSAPRIAEIVADELRRQIIDGELADGDLLPRQEVLVEQFNVSLVSLREALRILETEGLVSVRRGNRGGAVVHAPAKTSAAYMLGLLLQSESVAVSDLGAALQELEPACAALAAQRPDRADTLVPELKQINDAMAEHLDDGRQFTEIGRQFHDLIVRGCGNHTIIAVVGSLETLWTSHEQQWADESAARGTYPSLAKRRAVLNTHIKLAETIAEGDVDRARRIACRHLADTQTYVLSGGGEQRIYALSPQALSRPRDIRRP; encoded by the coding sequence ATGACCACCCTGGGAACTGGCCCTGATACCCGACGCAGGCTGTCTGCGCCGCGGATCGCCGAAATAGTAGCCGATGAGTTGCGTCGCCAGATCATCGACGGCGAGCTCGCCGACGGTGATCTGCTACCCCGCCAGGAAGTGCTGGTCGAACAGTTCAACGTCAGCCTCGTGTCGCTGAGGGAGGCGTTGCGGATCTTGGAGACCGAGGGATTGGTGTCCGTCCGCCGCGGTAACCGAGGCGGGGCCGTCGTGCATGCGCCGGCCAAGACCAGCGCCGCCTACATGCTCGGCCTGCTGCTGCAAAGCGAGTCCGTCGCCGTCAGCGACCTGGGCGCCGCGTTGCAAGAACTCGAGCCTGCCTGCGCCGCACTGGCGGCCCAACGACCGGACCGCGCAGATACTTTGGTGCCCGAGCTCAAGCAGATCAACGATGCCATGGCCGAGCACCTCGATGACGGGCGGCAGTTCACCGAAATCGGCCGTCAATTCCACGATCTCATCGTCCGCGGCTGCGGGAACCACACCATCATCGCGGTCGTGGGCAGTCTGGAAACCCTGTGGACCAGCCATGAACAACAATGGGCCGACGAGAGCGCGGCGCGGGGCACCTACCCGTCGTTGGCCAAACGGCGCGCGGTCCTCAACACCCACATCAAGCTGGCCGAGACGATTGCCGAGGGAGATGTCGACCGGGCCCGGCGCATCGCGTGCCGACACCTCGCCGATACCCAGACTTACGTGTTGTCCGGTGGTGGTGAACAACGGATCTATGCCCTGTCGCCGCAGGCGCTGTCACGCCCGCGGGACATCAGGCGCCCCTGA
- a CDS encoding SDR family oxidoreductase — MRTALVTGGSGGIGKGCASKLCELGYDVVLVARREGPLRAAAAEIGAHYIVADVSEPAGFAAAISQLDTIDLVVHAAGTLGGTYARKQTFEQWRTIISANLDSCFVVTSAVLPRMGPGSRLVFISSSAAHEPMPARTAYSASKAGMNAFARALALEVDRDGISVHLVTPGPVETEMLQDVPFEMYAIQVSDIAETVAWLDTVDSSVDLPEIRLSAVRRGPFARPPVVPTEARRRAGLKPPRSPENP, encoded by the coding sequence GTGCGAACCGCGTTGGTCACCGGCGGCAGCGGTGGAATCGGAAAAGGGTGTGCCAGCAAGCTTTGCGAGCTGGGTTACGACGTGGTGTTGGTGGCGCGCCGCGAAGGCCCGCTGCGGGCGGCAGCCGCGGAGATCGGCGCGCACTACATTGTCGCCGACGTGTCTGAGCCAGCCGGATTCGCCGCCGCCATAAGTCAACTCGACACCATCGATCTCGTCGTGCACGCGGCCGGAACGCTGGGCGGAACCTATGCGCGCAAGCAGACCTTCGAGCAGTGGCGCACGATCATCTCGGCCAATCTGGATTCCTGTTTTGTGGTGACCTCCGCGGTGCTGCCCCGCATGGGGCCAGGTTCACGGTTGGTCTTCATCTCCTCGTCGGCCGCGCACGAGCCGATGCCGGCCCGAACCGCGTACTCGGCATCGAAGGCCGGCATGAACGCCTTTGCGCGCGCGCTGGCGCTCGAGGTCGATCGCGACGGCATCAGCGTCCACCTGGTGACCCCGGGACCCGTGGAAACCGAGATGCTGCAGGATGTTCCGTTCGAGATGTATGCGATCCAGGTGTCCGACATCGCCGAAACGGTGGCCTGGCTCGATACCGTCGACTCGTCCGTCGACCTGCCGGAGATCCGACTCAGCGCGGTGCGGCGCGGTCCGTTCGCCCGGCCACCGGTGGTGCCTACCGAGGCCCGCCGTCGCGCGGGGCTGAAGCCTCCCAGATCTCCGGAAAACCCTTGA
- a CDS encoding acyl-CoA dehydrogenase family protein, which translates to MNTELPQAITDFAAVAAKRLARVGGPPAALRAETDDTVRYTAREALAQLGAFELDVRSAPDDLLAAAVLCQAAGAAALPYPVVEELLAIDGARLALVNPQAPRVDHGDLPGDWIATDLDGTRYPVQPASRTAAKLGPFLVPATLGAPDGTVPDSDVNLHLVLGSWRMLGAVQQSLNIATNHVRSRIQFGRPLADFQAVRFAVADASVAARGLFELAKHTVSRSQSTAPLVGSADALVLRLKAADTARQVLRTSHQLLGALGFCDESDISVLDRHTQPLIRLPLSTEALSRRLISDVRDGYLETLCTGPVPA; encoded by the coding sequence ATGAATACCGAACTGCCGCAGGCTATTACCGACTTCGCCGCCGTCGCGGCCAAACGGCTCGCGCGGGTCGGCGGCCCGCCGGCGGCGCTGCGGGCCGAGACCGACGACACCGTTCGCTACACGGCGCGCGAGGCTTTGGCGCAGCTGGGTGCATTCGAGCTCGACGTGCGATCCGCGCCTGACGATCTGCTGGCCGCCGCGGTGCTGTGCCAGGCCGCCGGCGCCGCCGCGCTACCCTATCCAGTCGTCGAAGAGCTGTTGGCCATCGACGGCGCCCGCCTGGCGCTGGTGAATCCGCAAGCACCCCGCGTCGACCACGGCGACTTGCCCGGTGACTGGATCGCCACCGACCTCGACGGCACTCGTTATCCGGTGCAACCGGCATCGCGCACCGCCGCCAAACTGGGGCCGTTTCTGGTGCCGGCCACCCTGGGCGCGCCCGACGGAACCGTGCCGGACAGCGACGTTAACCTTCACCTTGTGCTGGGATCGTGGCGGATGCTGGGAGCGGTACAGCAGTCGCTGAACATCGCCACGAACCACGTGCGGAGCCGCATTCAGTTCGGCAGGCCGCTGGCCGATTTCCAGGCCGTCAGGTTCGCCGTCGCCGATGCGTCAGTCGCGGCCCGCGGGCTTTTCGAACTCGCCAAGCACACCGTGAGCCGATCGCAATCGACTGCGCCGCTAGTGGGTTCGGCCGACGCACTGGTGCTGCGGCTCAAGGCCGCCGACACCGCGCGGCAGGTGCTGCGCACCTCGCACCAACTGCTCGGCGCGCTGGGCTTCTGCGACGAGTCCGACATCAGCGTGCTGGACCGGCACACCCAACCGCTGATCCGGTTGCCGTTGAGCACCGAAGCACTCAGCCGGCGCCTGATCTCCGATGTCCGTGACGGCTATCTGGAGACGCTCTGCACCGGGCCGGTGCCGGCATGA
- a CDS encoding LLM class flavin-dependent oxidoreductase — MVEWYLFLPQVRLPVTDFVERARQAEASGFEGVAFIDHLEAPGQPAENIWEAMTVATWVAARTQRLRIGHLVLCDAFRHPAVLAKQAVTLSAASDGRFELGIGSGSWPAEFARFDVGQQDPVARVEQLQRHLALITQYWADGENAQSPSPAHPIPLILGGSGRRMMELVRKYADWWNLQANHLDRLSRLAPAAGSARISVQQMVGFVQAGADPDAVRQVSARRFGYLGPGLVCGNADELIEHFVGLAAQRVERFYVWFADFAAPDSLAEFGESVIKGFPEIWEASAPRDGGPR, encoded by the coding sequence ATGGTCGAGTGGTATCTGTTCCTGCCGCAGGTGCGGTTGCCGGTGACAGATTTCGTGGAGCGGGCGCGGCAGGCCGAAGCCAGTGGGTTCGAGGGTGTGGCGTTCATCGATCATCTCGAGGCTCCCGGGCAGCCCGCTGAAAACATCTGGGAGGCAATGACGGTCGCCACCTGGGTGGCGGCCAGGACGCAGCGGCTCCGCATCGGCCACCTGGTGCTCTGCGATGCGTTCCGGCATCCAGCCGTTCTGGCCAAACAGGCGGTGACGCTGTCAGCGGCGTCGGATGGCAGGTTCGAGCTCGGCATCGGTTCGGGATCGTGGCCCGCGGAGTTCGCCAGATTCGATGTCGGTCAGCAGGATCCGGTGGCCCGCGTCGAGCAACTGCAGCGCCACCTAGCACTGATCACGCAGTACTGGGCGGACGGGGAGAATGCCCAGTCGCCCAGTCCGGCGCACCCGATACCGCTGATCCTGGGCGGCAGCGGGCGCCGGATGATGGAACTGGTTCGCAAATACGCGGATTGGTGGAACCTGCAGGCCAACCACCTTGACCGGTTGTCCCGCCTGGCCCCGGCTGCGGGATCGGCGCGGATCTCCGTGCAGCAGATGGTGGGCTTTGTCCAGGCGGGAGCCGATCCGGATGCGGTACGCCAGGTGAGCGCCCGGCGATTCGGCTATCTCGGGCCGGGGCTGGTATGCGGTAACGCCGACGAATTGATTGAGCACTTCGTCGGCCTGGCCGCGCAACGGGTCGAGCGCTTCTACGTGTGGTTCGCCGACTTCGCCGCGCCGGATTCGCTGGCCGAGTTCGGCGAGTCGGTGATCAAGGGTTTTCCGGAGATCTGGGAGGCTTCAGCCCCGCGCGACGGCGGGCCTCGGTAG
- a CDS encoding MmpS family transport accessory protein, translated as MLLVAVVVVAAAGFGVYRLHGIFGSQDDTSAAGGISNEIIPFNPKQVTLEVFGAPGTVATINYLDVNAQPQQVLDTTLPWSYTITTTQPAVFANVVAQGNSNSIGCRITVNGVVKDERTVNKVNAYTFCLDKSS; from the coding sequence ATGCTGCTGGTCGCAGTGGTCGTGGTAGCCGCCGCCGGGTTCGGTGTCTATCGCTTGCACGGCATATTCGGTTCACAGGACGACACCTCGGCCGCCGGCGGCATCTCGAATGAGATCATTCCATTCAACCCCAAGCAGGTGACTCTCGAGGTATTCGGCGCGCCGGGGACGGTGGCAACCATCAACTACTTGGACGTGAATGCTCAGCCGCAGCAAGTTCTCGACACAACCCTGCCGTGGTCTTACACGATAACGACAACGCAGCCCGCGGTCTTCGCCAATGTGGTGGCACAGGGCAATAGCAATTCCATCGGCTGTCGCATCACCGTCAACGGTGTCGTCAAAGACGAAAGGACCGTCAACAAAGTGAATGCCTACACCTTCTGCCTGGACAAGTCCTCATGA